Within Limisalsivibrio acetivorans, the genomic segment GAAAGGCCCCCCAGAAGGGATGAGAGAACTCAGGACAGGCCCCAGAGACCCCAGCCCAAGCCCGAAGCTTCCCCCAAACCTGTGGAACCGGCCAAAGGGGATGAAAAGCGCAAAACCGTAAAGGATAAACCCGAAAAGGCTGAAGCGAAGCGCAAGGCTAAGAAGGGTACAACGGATAAGCCCAAGTCGTTCCATAAAACGATTGAAGAGGGCTTCGATATACTCAGCCTTGAGGAAGAGGTGGAAAAGGGTATCGTTGAGGAACCTGCTGCTCCCGAGGCTGAAACCGAAGAGGAGACAGCTAAGGAAACAACAGAAACATCGACTCCCTCCAAGGGTAAGAAGCTGGAGGCCTCCAGAAAGCCCACAGCGGATAAGGAAGTTTTTAACAAGAGACCCCCGCAGAACAAGGGGCGTAATCAGAAGCGTAAAAAGAAGAAACAGGATCAAGAGGAGAAGGTTATCGTTAGACCATCCAGAATTGAAATAGGCGAGAATATTGTTGTTTCCGAACTTGCCAAGATGATGGGCGTTAAGGCTACAGAGCTTATACGTAAGCTCCTTGGGCTTGGAGTTATGGCGGCTGTTAATCAGGCTGTTGATTCGGATACGGCTCAGATCCTCGGTGAGGAATACGGCATCGAGGTTGTTAAAAAGGTTGTAACAGAGGAGGACTTCCTCCCCGAAGTAGAGGAGAGCGAAGAGGATCTTGTTCCCCGCTCACCCATCGTGACCGTTATGGGCCACGTTGACCACGGTAAGACATCCCTCCTCGATGCACTGCGCAGTACCTCTGTTGCAGACGGCGAAGCTGGGGGTATCACCCAGCACATCGGTGCCTACGAGGTTGAGCTTGATAACGGAAGCATCACCTTCCTTGACACACCCGGTCACGAGGCGTTCACGTCGCTCAGGGCAAGGGGTGCGCAGGTTACCGATATCGTTATCCTCGTTGTTGCGGCGGACGACGGCGTTATGCCCCAGACAAAAGAGGCCATAGACCACTCCAAGGCGGCAGGTGTTCGTCTGGTTGTGGCTGTTAACAAGATAGATAAAGAAAACGCCAACCCCGATATGGTTAAAAACCAGCTCTCCGAATACGGGATCATCTCCGAGGAGTGGGGTGGTGAGCACCAGTTCCAGGAGATCTCCGCCAAGCAGAAGATCAACATAGAAGACCTGCTTGAGAGGGTTCTCCTTGAGGCCGAGGTTCTTGACCTTAAAGGTAACCCCGACAGACCCGCTGAGGGTATCATCATCGAGTCCAAGCTCGATAAGCAGAAGGGTGCAGTAGCCACTGTCCTTGTCCAGAAGGGTACGCTCAACAAGGGCGATTTCTTCGTATGCGGCGAGGAGTACGGCAGGGTAAGGGCTATGTTCAACTACAAAGGTGCTTCCGTTAAAGAGGCGGGGCTCTCTGTGCCCGTTGAGCTTATGGGATTCTCCAACGTTCCCCAGTCCGGCGAGCTCTTCCAGGTAACCTCCGATGAGAGAACCGCAAAGCAGATTGCAGAATTCCGTAAGGACAAGAACCGCGAGGAGCATGTGATGGAGAAATCCAAAGTGAGCCTTGCGGATCTCTTCGATAAGATTAAAGAGGGTGAGCTCAAAGAGCTTAACCTTGTTATCAAGGCGGATGTTCAGGGTTCACTAGCGGCTCTGGAGTCATCTTTGAATAAACTCTCTAACCCCGAGGTTAAGGTTAATATCATCCATGCTGGCGTTGGCGGAATATCTGAGAACGATATCATTCTCGCTGCCGCCTCAAACGCACTCGTCTTCGGCTTCAACGTTCGTCCCGATGTTAAGGCAAGGGCGAAGGCGGAGCACGAGGGCATTGAGATTAACCTTTACTCTGTAATCTATAAGATCATAGACGATGTTAAGCAGGCCCTTGAGGGTCTCCTTGATCCCGATACGAAGGAAGAGATCATGGGTCAGGTTGAGGTTCGTCAGGTATTCTCCGTTCCGAAGATGGGCAAAATCGCTGGTTGCTATGTTCTTGAAGGTAAGATTACAAGGAACTCCAGCATAAGGATTATCAGGGACTCCATCGTTATATACGACGGCAAGATAAACTCCCTCAAGCGTTTTCAGGATGATGCGAAGGAAGTTGTTGCCGGTTATGAGTGCGGTGTGGGTATCGAAAAAT encodes:
- the infB gene encoding translation initiation factor IF-2 encodes the protein MSGFKLTDVAKKLNISKEELVEKLNADGHSVTTEDDLSEEMVRSVGVDPRHLKLNRRQELLQKALERHKRHPKAREVKINKDGSSQSQDTSSQPRKISREELLNRKRALEKTIQKVDEDREQMQKDAATRQNEEPKREEPTPKPVEEQKPEVKQEQVTEAAQPEKPADTPAKEEPKPAEKPAEKPAEKVEKPEEKKSKPLSSHDKAIQRPAPKKEKPKPAPKEPAKKQAPAKEQTGREDRKRDERPPRRDERTQDRPQRPQPKPEASPKPVEPAKGDEKRKTVKDKPEKAEAKRKAKKGTTDKPKSFHKTIEEGFDILSLEEEVEKGIVEEPAAPEAETEEETAKETTETSTPSKGKKLEASRKPTADKEVFNKRPPQNKGRNQKRKKKKQDQEEKVIVRPSRIEIGENIVVSELAKMMGVKATELIRKLLGLGVMAAVNQAVDSDTAQILGEEYGIEVVKKVVTEEDFLPEVEESEEDLVPRSPIVTVMGHVDHGKTSLLDALRSTSVADGEAGGITQHIGAYEVELDNGSITFLDTPGHEAFTSLRARGAQVTDIVILVVAADDGVMPQTKEAIDHSKAAGVRLVVAVNKIDKENANPDMVKNQLSEYGIISEEWGGEHQFQEISAKQKINIEDLLERVLLEAEVLDLKGNPDRPAEGIIIESKLDKQKGAVATVLVQKGTLNKGDFFVCGEEYGRVRAMFNYKGASVKEAGLSVPVELMGFSNVPQSGELFQVTSDERTAKQIAEFRKDKNREEHVMEKSKVSLADLFDKIKEGELKELNLVIKADVQGSLAALESSLNKLSNPEVKVNIIHAGVGGISENDIILAAASNALVFGFNVRPDVKARAKAEHEGIEINLYSVIYKIIDDVKQALEGLLDPDTKEEIMGQVEVRQVFSVPKMGKIAGCYVLEGKITRNSSIRIIRDSIVIYDGKINSLKRFQDDAKEVVAGYECGVGIEKYNDIKEGDILESYRVVEEKRTLDDVKPAE